Proteins from a genomic interval of Corvus moneduloides isolate bCorMon1 chromosome 6, bCorMon1.pri, whole genome shotgun sequence:
- the GSC gene encoding homeobox protein goosecoid — protein MPVSMFSIDNILAARPRCKDSVLLPPSAAPVVFPSLHGDSLYGSASDYGGFYSRAVAPASALPPAVTGSRLGYNNYYYGQLHVPASPVGPSCCGAVPPLGAQQCSCVPPAGYEGTGSVLMSPVPHQMLPYMNVGTLSRTELQLLNQLHCRRKRRHRTIFTDEQLEALENLFQETKYPDVGTREQLARRVHLREEKVEVWFKNRRAKWRRQKRSSSEESENAQKWNKASKTSPEKRQEDGKSDLDSDS, from the exons ATGCCTGTGAGCATGTTCAGCATCGACAATATCCTGGCGGCCAGACCTCGCTGCAAGGACTCGGTGCTGCTGCCCCCGAGCGCCGCGCCCGTCGTCTTCCCCAGCCTCCACGGGGACTCGCTCTACGGCAGCGCCTCTGACTACGGCGGATTTTACTCCCGGGCGGTGGCTCCCGCCTCCGCGCTGCCGCCGGCCGTCACTGGATCTCGGCTCGGCTACAACAACTACTACTACGGGCAGCTGCATGTGCCGGCGTCCCCCGTGGGCCCTTCGTGCTGCGGGGCCGTGCCGCCCCTGGGCGCCCAGCAGTGCTCCTGCGTCCCCCCCGCAG GTTACGAGGGCACTGGGTCAGTCCTGATGTCCCCTGTTCCCCATCAGATGTTGCCCTACATGAACGTGGGCACTTTGTCCCGGACGGAGCTGCAGTTACTGAACCAGCTGCACTGCAGGCGAAAAAGACGGCACCGGACTATCTTCACTGACGAGCAGCTTGAAGCGCTGGAAAACCTCTTCCAGGAAACGAAATACCCAGACGTGGGCACCAGAGAACAGCTGGCCAGAAGGGTGCActtaagagaggaaaaagtggag GTTTGGTTCAAAAACCGCCGGGCGAAGTGGAGGAGGCAAAAGCGATCGTCTTCGGAGGAATCAGAAAACGCACAAAAGTGGAATAAAGCGTCTAAAACGTCACCGGAGAAGAGACAAGAGGACGGGAAAAGTGACTTGGACTCTGACAGCTGA